One segment of Allorhodopirellula heiligendammensis DNA contains the following:
- a CDS encoding sigma-70 family RNA polymerase sigma factor, translating into MNSDTRDSDNPAVRGDLSSTTALVIASKQGSNEALGSLLLRYRGFLLMLAHRYLSDQLRRRIDPADVVQVTFLEAKRDLSSFRGESPAEFAGWLRGMLKNNVASALSHHVMTQKRSTKKEVHAQADNAGTGSRENWIAQLPGGKTSPSGVAVREEAVLAMMEALHQLPETQAEAIRLRYMEGLPLKEIVERMGKSDTAVAGLLKRGLQKLRTLLNTDSSPWWSA; encoded by the coding sequence GTGAATTCTGATACACGCGACTCCGACAATCCAGCTGTTCGGGGCGATCTGTCGTCGACCACAGCACTGGTGATCGCATCGAAGCAAGGCAGCAATGAAGCCCTGGGCTCCCTCCTGCTGCGTTATCGTGGTTTTTTGCTGATGTTGGCGCATCGCTATCTGTCCGACCAGCTGCGCCGCCGGATCGATCCTGCCGATGTTGTTCAGGTGACGTTTCTGGAAGCCAAGCGTGATCTCAGTTCGTTTCGAGGCGAGTCGCCGGCAGAATTCGCCGGCTGGTTGCGTGGCATGCTCAAGAACAATGTCGCTTCGGCACTGTCGCATCATGTGATGACTCAGAAGCGGAGCACGAAAAAGGAGGTCCACGCGCAGGCCGACAACGCCGGCACCGGGTCGCGGGAAAACTGGATTGCCCAGTTGCCCGGCGGCAAGACGAGCCCCAGCGGGGTCGCCGTCCGCGAGGAAGCAGTGCTCGCGATGATGGAGGCTCTTCATCAACTCCCAGAGACCCAGGCCGAAGCAATTCGGTTGCGATACATGGAAGGCCTGCCGCTGAAGGAAATTGTCGAGCGGATGGGCAAAAGCGATACCGCGGTGGCAGGACTACTCAAACGTGGACTGCAAAAGCTGCGGACCCTGCTCAATACCGATAGCAGCCCCTGGTGGTCAGCATGA
- a CDS encoding 5-(carboxyamino)imidazole ribonucleotide synthase, producing the protein MNSTSGPILPGATIGMVGGGQLGRMFAIAAAKLGYRVGVFCGSSDEPAADVASFTVCGPLEDHSAIENFARRCDVITLEFENIPAETIAVCGQHAPTYPDASVLATAQDRLLEKTTLRDAGLPVTPFAPVRDAQQTCAAADSLGWPLIVKTQRSGYDGKGQHRLADAAEAERVDWQGGGDWVAEAMIDLQREVSVIVARRADGVMDTFPVFENTHRNHVLDVTTLPAAISPDMQQQACDLAIAAAECLDVVGLLCVEMFIENAGNGEPRILINEVAPRPHNSGHVSMEACRTSQFEQHVRAICGLPLGDTAQITPAAAMVNLLGDWWGSQGEQPNWPAALDVHGVSLHLYGKHAARPGRKMGHLTAVGETLDEVTARLERARDSLRNHQS; encoded by the coding sequence ATGAACTCTACCTCTGGTCCGATCTTACCCGGCGCAACAATTGGGATGGTTGGCGGCGGCCAGCTTGGACGCATGTTTGCCATCGCCGCCGCCAAACTTGGTTACCGCGTCGGTGTATTTTGTGGCAGTAGTGACGAACCCGCGGCGGATGTGGCGTCATTTACGGTGTGTGGGCCACTGGAAGATCATTCGGCAATCGAAAATTTTGCCCGTCGTTGCGACGTGATCACACTCGAATTCGAAAACATTCCCGCCGAGACGATCGCGGTTTGCGGGCAACACGCGCCGACCTATCCGGACGCCTCGGTACTCGCCACTGCCCAGGACAGGCTGCTAGAAAAGACGACGCTTCGCGACGCCGGTCTCCCAGTGACGCCGTTTGCGCCGGTGCGTGATGCGCAGCAGACCTGCGCTGCCGCGGATTCATTGGGCTGGCCGTTAATCGTCAAAACACAGCGAAGTGGCTATGACGGCAAGGGGCAACATCGCTTAGCAGACGCCGCCGAAGCTGAACGGGTTGATTGGCAGGGCGGTGGCGACTGGGTTGCCGAAGCGATGATCGATTTGCAACGCGAGGTGTCCGTGATTGTCGCCCGTCGCGCCGACGGTGTGATGGATACCTTTCCCGTGTTCGAAAATACGCACCGCAACCATGTTCTGGACGTGACCACATTGCCGGCTGCAATCTCACCGGATATGCAACAGCAGGCCTGTGATCTGGCCATTGCCGCTGCAGAGTGTTTGGATGTCGTCGGCCTGCTATGCGTGGAGATGTTCATCGAAAATGCGGGGAACGGTGAGCCGCGAATACTCATTAACGAAGTCGCGCCACGACCTCACAACTCCGGACACGTCAGTATGGAGGCCTGTCGAACGAGTCAATTCGAACAACATGTGCGAGCCATTTGTGGTCTCCCGCTGGGCGATACAGCGCAGATCACACCGGCCGCCGCCATGGTGAACCTGCTCGGTGACTGGTGGGGGAGCCAAGGTGAACAGCCGAATTGGCCCGCCGCCTTGGACGTTCACGGCGTTTCGTTGCATCTCTACGGCAAACATGCTGCCCGGCCGGGACGTAAGATGGGACATCTCACTGCCGTCGGTGAGACACTCGACGAGGTGACCGCACGATTGGAACGCGCCCGCGATTCGCTGCGCAATCATCAGTCATAG
- a CDS encoding tetratricopeptide repeat protein has product MVRLIATAGPAWASKSAARLARIGTGCVLVAVLFAAPRGHAASPGQPVVAKVEMKLQGEAKAVELIARGDLLTVIEDRGDDYVIVTQHGIRGAVGKANVAELADSTDIYTELIEKFPQQGRYDTLRASAWWARGEHDRALADFNSAIDKGFQAAQAYSSRGLFLAAQGDHQGALADYDRALAIDPADVTPLVNRAEINMQQGEFDKAIADYTAALKTRPDNAALLRQRAIASKAAGKLEQAISDLDAIIAANAEDAQAVMDRGYIRFQQGQYAAAAADFSIAIKLNDQDSVAWNNRGYNLYQLGKGAEALHDFDRAIELAPNYALAHQNRAWLLSTSDDPSLRDPEAAVTAAKRACDINAYKNISDLSALAAAYAAAGRFQEAIQWQEKVVELAPEDVKAVAKSLLSRYRDQQPFIKQNPADKNGSGQREGGEIQPR; this is encoded by the coding sequence ATGGTGCGACTAATCGCTACTGCGGGGCCCGCTTGGGCTAGCAAATCGGCTGCTCGTCTCGCTCGGATTGGTACGGGGTGCGTGCTTGTGGCGGTTCTGTTTGCCGCCCCGCGAGGACATGCTGCAAGTCCTGGTCAGCCCGTTGTTGCGAAAGTGGAAATGAAGCTTCAGGGAGAAGCGAAAGCCGTCGAGTTGATCGCCAGAGGAGACCTGCTTACGGTGATCGAAGATCGGGGTGATGATTACGTGATCGTTACGCAACACGGCATCCGTGGCGCAGTCGGCAAAGCGAACGTCGCCGAGCTGGCAGACTCCACCGACATCTACACCGAGCTGATCGAGAAATTTCCGCAGCAGGGACGCTACGATACGCTTCGCGCTTCGGCCTGGTGGGCGAGGGGGGAACATGACCGGGCGCTCGCGGATTTCAACAGCGCCATCGACAAGGGATTCCAGGCTGCACAAGCCTACAGCAGTCGCGGGCTTTTTCTCGCCGCCCAAGGCGACCACCAGGGTGCACTCGCTGACTACGACCGCGCCTTGGCTATCGACCCGGCCGACGTGACACCGTTAGTCAACCGCGCCGAAATCAACATGCAGCAGGGTGAGTTTGACAAAGCCATCGCAGACTACACCGCAGCTCTGAAGACCCGTCCAGACAACGCAGCGCTGCTGCGACAACGGGCGATTGCCTCCAAAGCCGCTGGGAAACTCGAGCAAGCTATCTCAGACCTGGATGCCATCATTGCTGCAAACGCGGAGGACGCCCAAGCGGTGATGGACCGTGGATACATTCGTTTTCAACAAGGCCAATACGCCGCTGCGGCCGCCGACTTCTCAATCGCCATCAAACTGAACGATCAAGACTCTGTCGCGTGGAACAACCGCGGCTACAACCTTTATCAACTGGGCAAGGGTGCGGAGGCACTGCACGATTTTGATCGCGCCATCGAATTGGCCCCCAACTACGCGCTAGCCCACCAGAACCGCGCGTGGCTGCTCTCAACGTCCGACGATCCGTCGCTGCGAGATCCCGAAGCAGCGGTCACGGCGGCCAAGCGGGCGTGTGACATCAATGCCTATAAAAATATCAGTGACCTGTCGGCACTCGCGGCGGCCTACGCCGCAGCAGGGCGATTTCAAGAGGCTATTCAATGGCAAGAGAAAGTGGTCGAGCTCGCTCCCGAGGACGTCAAGGCAGTGGCAAAGTCTCTATTGAGCCGATACCGCGATCAACAGCCGTTTATCAAACAGAATCCTGCGGATAAAAATGGCTCCGGCCAGCGCGAGGGAGGAGAGATTCAGCCTCGCTGA
- the purE gene encoding 5-(carboxyamino)imidazole ribonucleotide mutase, with protein MGSRNDWDTMSAACEMLSQFGIPFEKSVVSAHRTPSRMFEYAKTARQRGLRIIIAGAGGAAHLPGMVASETILPVIGVPIQSRALQGLDSLLSIVQMPGGIPVATMAIGIAGAKNAGILAARMLAMSDSALADRIAAFVQQQHDDVIAAADLDDV; from the coding sequence ATGGGCAGCCGCAACGACTGGGATACGATGTCGGCTGCTTGCGAGATGCTTTCGCAGTTCGGGATTCCATTTGAGAAGTCGGTCGTTTCGGCACATCGAACACCCAGTCGGATGTTCGAGTACGCGAAGACCGCTCGGCAGCGCGGGCTCCGGATCATCATTGCCGGCGCGGGAGGCGCTGCCCATTTACCGGGGATGGTCGCATCCGAAACGATCTTGCCCGTGATTGGGGTCCCGATCCAAAGTCGCGCCTTACAGGGACTTGATTCCTTGTTGTCAATTGTTCAAATGCCCGGTGGGATCCCAGTGGCGACCATGGCCATCGGAATCGCGGGTGCCAAGAATGCAGGGATTCTCGCCGCCCGAATGCTGGCGATGTCCGACTCCGCCCTGGCCGACCGCATTGCGGCGTTCGTGCAGCAACAACACGATGATGTGATCGCTGCTGCCGATCTCGATGACGTCTGA
- a CDS encoding GrpB family protein → MSDRDAFSHNSYSDAGRVRLMHHDARWRQEFEQTRSGLLQGCQGRVVAVEHIGSTAIGGVIAQPIIDAVAVIADPVDFRDAVLLTEGLNYRTAAPPEWAEDGRRQQLVLNKPRYSETTHRVYFVTQGSPLLQRAIQFRDHLRGNPAMAIEFEAAKVDVWRQVEGDASGYEAGMVEVFEHFQPA, encoded by the coding sequence TTGAGCGATCGTGATGCATTCTCGCACAATAGCTACAGCGATGCCGGCCGCGTTCGGCTGATGCACCACGACGCGCGGTGGCGGCAAGAGTTTGAACAAACTCGCAGTGGCCTGTTGCAGGGCTGCCAAGGCCGAGTCGTCGCGGTCGAACACATTGGCTCGACCGCTATTGGTGGGGTCATCGCCCAGCCGATCATTGATGCTGTGGCGGTGATCGCCGATCCGGTCGATTTTCGTGATGCCGTGCTGCTCACCGAAGGACTCAATTACCGCACGGCGGCACCCCCGGAGTGGGCGGAGGACGGCCGTCGCCAACAACTCGTGCTCAACAAACCTCGCTACAGCGAAACCACTCATCGGGTATACTTTGTCACGCAAGGTTCGCCGCTATTGCAGCGGGCCATCCAGTTTCGCGACCATCTTCGTGGCAATCCCGCCATGGCAATTGAATTTGAAGCCGCGAAGGTTGATGTCTGGCGCCAGGTCGAAGGCGATGCGAGCGGCTACGAAGCGGGCATGGTGGAGGTCTTCGAGCACTTCCAGCCGGCCTAG
- a CDS encoding DEAD/DEAH box helicase produces the protein MSSPTPNSENLLLSENEQAGGPTLLNRPELADEISIDPTPATHDALLACYAQDVSVECLATAPTTEVEMICPTPSADVEELYQEEAVSSNQPECEQESIPPQPMQVSAAAEQTEVAKQVATAAQEPAPEQEPVTLRRRVPQRPPAAEQAPAAEQAPAAEKPAAGKKPVAESESVAEQQPAADDAVEAEADLGFAAFPLRREVLQAIEKSGYDTPTAIQAEIIPYMLDGRDVLAQSQTGTGKTAAFALPILTTIDVKKAHPQVLVLAPTRELAIQVAKSFSTYGASVPGFAVAAIYGGQDYEPQLKQLRRGVQVVVGTPGRVIDHVNRGTLNLGKLDCLVLDEADEMLNMGFLEDVQFVLEKTPATRQVALFSATLPGPIREIADEYLRDPARITIKKKTATAESIRQRALFVSPRDKVDALVRLLEVEETDGVIVFTKTKDATISVAEGLCREGLSAVALNGDMPQKVRERTISQLKNGKLDILVATDVAARGLDVPRISHVFNFDLPHDSESYIHRVGRTGRAGRDGEAIIFLTNAQRSKLRQIERATKQPIEIIGIPTAKDINAMRVKRFGQQITDISAEKDLTHFKELISSYAEETGKPLDMIAAALAELCQQGRPFLMKDRPATARSSHREENFDRGDHFGRGDRQGGSHDRGGKAPRQLGPPREGMVRYRIDVGWQDGVKPGNIVGAVANEAGIEGQYIGPINIRDEFSTIDLPEGMPSDIYQKLRKTWVSGKRLNLEVSRDTGGDGGSRGGYSQGGARGRFQPKHAKSGGAPHNAKRSFAGKSKKAKRKAKP, from the coding sequence ATGTCGAGCCCAACCCCCAACTCTGAGAATCTATTGTTGTCTGAAAACGAACAAGCCGGTGGCCCCACCCTCCTCAATCGTCCCGAGCTGGCCGATGAAATTTCAATTGATCCCACACCGGCTACCCATGACGCACTCCTCGCCTGCTACGCCCAAGATGTTAGCGTCGAATGCTTGGCAACTGCGCCTACGACCGAAGTCGAAATGATCTGCCCCACTCCCTCCGCAGACGTGGAAGAATTGTATCAAGAGGAGGCCGTCAGCTCGAATCAGCCCGAGTGCGAACAGGAATCGATCCCACCTCAGCCAATGCAAGTCTCCGCCGCAGCGGAGCAAACTGAGGTTGCTAAGCAGGTTGCAACGGCCGCACAAGAACCAGCTCCTGAACAAGAACCAGTGACCTTACGGCGGCGGGTTCCTCAGCGGCCGCCAGCCGCCGAGCAGGCACCAGCCGCCGAGCAAGCACCAGCCGCCGAGAAACCAGCCGCCGGGAAGAAACCCGTCGCCGAGAGCGAATCGGTTGCTGAGCAGCAGCCAGCAGCGGACGATGCTGTCGAGGCTGAGGCCGATCTCGGCTTCGCCGCCTTCCCACTACGTCGGGAAGTGTTGCAGGCGATTGAAAAGTCCGGATATGACACGCCCACGGCCATCCAAGCGGAAATCATTCCGTACATGCTCGACGGCCGCGACGTGCTGGCTCAGTCGCAGACAGGTACGGGCAAAACCGCTGCCTTTGCATTGCCAATTCTCACGACCATCGATGTCAAGAAGGCTCATCCTCAAGTACTAGTATTGGCACCCACGCGTGAACTGGCGATCCAGGTTGCGAAGTCGTTCTCGACCTACGGCGCCAGTGTGCCTGGTTTTGCGGTTGCGGCGATCTACGGGGGACAAGACTACGAGCCGCAGCTCAAACAACTTCGCCGTGGTGTGCAGGTGGTGGTTGGGACTCCAGGCCGCGTGATCGACCATGTCAATCGCGGCACGCTGAATTTGGGCAAGCTCGATTGTTTGGTACTCGACGAAGCTGACGAGATGCTCAACATGGGCTTCCTCGAAGACGTACAGTTCGTCCTCGAAAAGACGCCGGCGACGCGCCAAGTCGCATTGTTTTCCGCCACGTTGCCAGGACCAATTCGTGAAATCGCGGATGAATACCTGCGAGATCCCGCCAGAATCACGATTAAGAAGAAAACAGCGACAGCGGAATCCATCCGCCAACGAGCGTTGTTTGTTTCGCCTCGAGACAAGGTCGACGCCTTGGTCCGCTTGCTCGAAGTGGAAGAGACCGATGGTGTGATCGTCTTTACCAAAACAAAAGACGCTACGATCAGCGTTGCCGAGGGCCTGTGCCGGGAAGGCTTGTCCGCCGTCGCCCTCAACGGTGACATGCCGCAAAAGGTTCGCGAGCGGACGATCAGTCAGTTGAAGAACGGCAAGCTCGATATTCTCGTCGCAACGGACGTGGCGGCTCGCGGACTCGATGTTCCACGCATCAGTCACGTGTTCAACTTCGATCTCCCCCACGACAGCGAATCGTACATTCACCGCGTTGGCCGTACCGGACGAGCAGGCCGCGACGGAGAAGCAATCATCTTTCTCACCAATGCCCAGCGGAGCAAGCTGCGGCAAATCGAGCGGGCCACCAAACAGCCGATTGAGATCATCGGCATCCCGACGGCTAAAGATATCAATGCGATGCGGGTCAAGCGATTTGGCCAGCAGATCACCGACATCTCTGCAGAGAAGGATTTGACGCATTTCAAAGAATTGATCTCCAGTTATGCCGAAGAAACCGGTAAGCCGCTCGATATGATCGCTGCCGCCTTGGCAGAACTCTGCCAGCAAGGGCGTCCGTTTTTGATGAAGGACCGGCCAGCGACGGCGCGATCGTCCCATCGCGAGGAGAACTTCGACCGGGGTGATCACTTCGGCCGAGGCGACCGGCAAGGCGGCTCGCACGATAGAGGCGGCAAAGCGCCCCGCCAACTCGGTCCACCCCGCGAAGGCATGGTCCGATACCGCATTGATGTCGGGTGGCAAGATGGCGTGAAACCAGGCAACATTGTTGGGGCGGTTGCTAACGAGGCTGGTATCGAGGGCCAATACATCGGTCCGATTAATATCCGCGACGAGTTTTCGACGATTGACCTTCCTGAAGGCATGCCCTCGGACATCTATCAGAAGCTTCGCAAGACCTGGGTCTCCGGCAAGCGTTTGAATCTGGAAGTCTCCCGTGACACGGGTGGTGACGGTGGTTCACGAGGTGGATATTCCCAGGGTGGTGCACGAGGACGGTTCCAACCCAAGCACGCCAAGAGTGGCGGTGCACCTCATAACGCCAAGCGTTCGTTCGCCGGTAAAAGCAAGAAGGCCAAGCGAAAAGCCAAGCCATAA
- a CDS encoding DUF4279 domain-containing protein: protein MPARSESRVTAGLNDYRFVASLHVQHPLVEPNELTAAFKQEPKRVKRRGERRQRRDGGLLTRKYDENHWSIDLKIVAGHDVPEFLQNLINTQRSDAIDLTRRIDETGGSVSVFIGLFAEQLCDFEIPAATLRQLGDAGVSVRLDYYGVGNEQASNAAEQSGKREPPMTRDLIS, encoded by the coding sequence ATGCCAGCTCGATCCGAATCACGGGTAACCGCAGGACTCAACGACTACCGATTTGTCGCTTCGTTGCATGTCCAGCATCCGTTGGTAGAGCCCAATGAATTGACAGCCGCGTTCAAACAGGAACCCAAAAGAGTGAAGCGGCGTGGCGAGCGGCGGCAAAGACGTGACGGAGGCCTGCTCACCAGAAAATATGACGAAAACCACTGGAGTATTGATCTCAAAATCGTTGCCGGTCACGACGTGCCGGAATTCCTACAAAACCTGATCAACACACAAAGATCCGATGCGATTGACTTAACTCGAAGAATAGACGAAACAGGCGGGTCAGTTTCGGTATTCATAGGGCTGTTCGCAGAGCAGCTCTGCGACTTTGAGATACCAGCGGCCACCCTGCGTCAACTCGGAGACGCAGGAGTTTCGGTCCGTCTCGACTACTACGGAGTTGGCAACGAACAGGCCAGCAACGCGGCAGAACAAAGCGGTAAACGGGAGCCGCCGATGACGCGGGATTTGATATCATAG